In Synechococcus sp. KORDI-100, a single window of DNA contains:
- a CDS encoding CTP synthase, protein MAKFVFITGGVVSSIGKGIVAASLGRLLKSRGYNVSILKLDPYLNVDPGTMSPIQHGEVFVTEDGAETDLDLGHYERFTDTAMSRLNSVTTGSIYQAVINKERRGDYNGGTVQVIPHITGEIRERIHRVAANSNADVVITEIGGTVGDIESLPFLEAIREFRGDVGRHDLAYVHVTLLPFIGTSGELKTKPTQHSVKELRSIGIQPDVLVCRSDRSISDEMKRKIGGFCGVLTRAVIPSLDADSIYAVPLTLEQEGLCREVLDVLDLTDHESDMADWAQLVHKLRHPGPVVKVALVGKYIQLNDAYLSVVEALRHACLTQDASLDLHWVCAEQIETDGADALLKGMDAVVVPGGFGNRGVDGKIAAIRWAREQRVPFLGLCLGMQTAVIEWARNQAGLTEATSAELDAGTPHPVIHLLPEQQDVVDLGGTMRLGVYPCRIASGTMAHQLYGEEVVYERHRHRYEFNNAYRNLFLESGYVVSGSSPDGRLVELIELKGHPFFTACQYHPEFLSRPGRPHPLFRGLIEAAQQRLPASPSEALQRQR, encoded by the coding sequence ATGGCCAAATTCGTCTTCATTACCGGTGGGGTAGTGTCCAGCATTGGTAAGGGGATCGTCGCCGCCAGCCTCGGACGCCTGCTGAAGTCGAGGGGTTACAACGTTTCGATCCTGAAGCTGGATCCGTACCTCAACGTGGATCCGGGCACGATGAGCCCGATCCAGCACGGCGAGGTGTTTGTCACCGAAGACGGGGCTGAAACCGATCTTGATCTCGGGCACTACGAACGCTTCACCGATACGGCGATGTCACGCCTCAACAGCGTGACCACCGGTTCGATCTACCAGGCGGTGATCAACAAGGAGCGACGGGGCGATTACAACGGCGGAACTGTTCAGGTGATCCCGCACATCACGGGAGAAATTCGCGAGCGGATCCACCGGGTGGCGGCCAACAGCAATGCCGACGTGGTGATCACGGAAATCGGTGGCACCGTCGGCGACATCGAATCACTTCCGTTTCTCGAAGCGATCCGCGAATTCCGCGGTGATGTCGGTCGCCACGACCTTGCCTATGTCCACGTGACCCTCCTGCCGTTCATCGGAACGTCAGGAGAACTCAAGACAAAACCGACCCAGCACTCGGTGAAGGAGCTGCGATCGATTGGCATCCAGCCCGATGTTCTGGTGTGCCGCAGTGACCGTTCGATCAGCGATGAGATGAAACGCAAGATCGGGGGCTTCTGCGGAGTTCTCACGCGAGCCGTGATCCCATCACTCGATGCCGACAGCATCTATGCCGTCCCTCTCACCCTGGAGCAGGAAGGCCTCTGCCGGGAAGTGCTCGATGTCCTCGACCTCACCGATCACGAAAGTGACATGGCTGACTGGGCTCAGCTGGTGCACAAGCTGCGCCACCCGGGCCCGGTAGTGAAAGTGGCGCTGGTGGGCAAATACATCCAGCTGAATGACGCCTATCTCTCCGTCGTGGAGGCCCTTCGGCATGCCTGCCTGACTCAGGACGCCTCCCTTGATCTGCACTGGGTCTGTGCTGAACAGATCGAAACAGACGGAGCCGATGCACTGCTGAAGGGGATGGATGCGGTGGTGGTTCCGGGTGGCTTCGGCAACCGTGGCGTGGATGGAAAGATTGCAGCAATCCGTTGGGCACGGGAGCAGCGGGTCCCATTCCTCGGCCTCTGCCTGGGCATGCAGACGGCCGTGATCGAATGGGCACGGAACCAGGCCGGACTGACGGAAGCGACCAGCGCTGAGCTCGATGCGGGCACACCCCACCCCGTGATCCACCTCCTGCCGGAGCAACAGGATGTTGTGGACCTTGGAGGAACCATGCGACTCGGCGTCTACCCCTGCCGCATCGCCTCCGGCACCATGGCGCATCAGTTGTACGGCGAGGAAGTGGTCTATGAGCGACACCGGCATCGCTACGAATTCAATAACGCCTACCGAAATCTGTTTCTCGAATCCGGTTACGTCGTGAGCGGCAGCTCACCGGACGGACGACTGGTGGAGCTGATCGAGTTGAAAGGACATCCCTTCTTCACAGCCTGTCAGTACCACCCTGAATTCCTCTCACGGCCAGGACGACCTCACCCCCTCTTCCGAGGCCTGATCGAAGCCGCCCAGCAACGGCTGCCGGCCTCTCCAAGCGAGGCTCTCCAGCGCCAGCGATGA
- a CDS encoding 7-carboxy-7-deazaguanine synthase QueE, translating to MSSVTTLPVVETFHSLQGEGHHSGRSAFFIRLGGCSVGCPWCDTKQSWPEGVHPHRSVDDLADAALTAATCGAGFTVITGGEPLHHDLGPLTTALRRTNRPLHLETSGVDPLSGQFDWITLSPKRHQPPRIDLLRCCHELKVVVHGPDDLAFAEEMASQADHQAKLLLQPGWDSDRGRELSVEHVRHQPSWRLSLQTHKWLGVR from the coding sequence ATGAGCTCGGTCACCACCCTGCCGGTGGTGGAAACCTTCCACTCCCTTCAAGGGGAGGGGCATCACAGTGGTCGCAGTGCCTTCTTCATTCGACTCGGCGGCTGCAGCGTGGGATGCCCCTGGTGCGACACCAAGCAGTCCTGGCCGGAAGGGGTGCATCCACACAGGAGCGTGGACGACCTGGCGGATGCTGCACTGACGGCAGCGACATGTGGTGCCGGTTTCACCGTGATCACCGGGGGCGAACCGCTGCACCACGACCTGGGGCCTCTCACGACGGCCCTCAGGCGAACCAACAGGCCCCTGCATCTGGAAACGAGTGGGGTGGATCCGCTCAGTGGTCAATTCGACTGGATCACCCTCTCACCCAAGCGCCATCAACCTCCTCGCATCGACCTCCTGCGCTGTTGCCATGAACTGAAGGTCGTGGTGCACGGTCCTGACGATCTGGCTTTCGCTGAGGAGATGGCAAGCCAGGCCGATCACCAGGCGAAACTTCTTCTGCAGCCAGGTTGGGACAGTGATCGGGGCAGAGAGTTGTCGGTGGAACACGTGAGGCATCAACCGAGCTGGCGGCTCAGTCTGCAAACACACAAGTGGCTGGGCGTGCGTTGA
- a CDS encoding NAD(P)-dependent oxidoreductase — MTTIALLGTGLLGHAIGQRLLAQGLTLRVWNRTATRISTLVSAGAIPIEQLSESAQGCDAVITVLKDGPATSDVVHALDDLRGRCLIPMGTMGISQSRDLATFMNSRGGSYLEAPVLGSRPEALNGSLLVMAGSDPDVFKQQQHLLSHVSAQPVLVGPVGSGAATKLALNQLIASMTHAFSLSLRLVQQADVPIETFMEILRPSALYAPTYDKKLKRMLEQHYSDPNFSTALLRKDLMLFLQEAMQSGLNPEGLSGLSTMLVQATAHDLDELDYCSLHELTQSIRP, encoded by the coding sequence ATGACGACAATTGCTCTCCTCGGCACCGGTCTGCTTGGACACGCCATCGGCCAGCGCTTGCTTGCGCAAGGACTGACGCTCAGGGTCTGGAACCGGACGGCAACGCGAATCAGCACCCTGGTCAGTGCGGGGGCGATCCCAATTGAACAACTGAGCGAATCGGCCCAGGGATGCGATGCCGTCATCACCGTCCTCAAGGACGGCCCGGCGACCAGCGATGTCGTGCATGCGCTGGATGATCTCAGGGGACGCTGTCTGATTCCGATGGGAACGATGGGAATCAGCCAGAGCCGTGACCTCGCCACATTTATGAACAGCCGAGGCGGAAGCTATCTCGAGGCGCCGGTCTTGGGCAGCCGACCTGAGGCCTTGAACGGATCATTGCTGGTGATGGCCGGCAGCGACCCTGACGTGTTCAAGCAGCAACAACATCTGCTCAGCCACGTATCTGCTCAACCGGTGCTTGTCGGACCCGTGGGGAGCGGAGCCGCCACCAAGTTGGCTCTCAATCAACTGATCGCCAGCATGACCCACGCGTTTTCACTGTCGCTGCGCCTCGTGCAACAGGCCGATGTCCCCATCGAGACCTTCATGGAGATCCTGCGACCATCCGCCCTCTATGCCCCCACCTACGACAAGAAACTGAAACGGATGCTGGAGCAGCACTACAGCGACCCGAACTTCAGCACGGCCCTGCTTCGCAAAGATCTGATGCTGTTCCTGCAGGAAGCCATGCAGTCCGGATTGAACCCTGAGGGCCTCAGCGGACTTTCAACAATGTTGGTGCAAGCCACAGCCCACGATCTGGATGAGCTGGATTACTGCTCATTGCACGAACTGACGCAGTCAATCAGGCCCTGA
- the queC gene encoding 7-cyano-7-deazaguanine synthase QueC, with product MEPRTAIALLSGGLDSATAAALAIESGDRVIGLSFDYGQRHRRELEAADRLAHSLGFAEHHRIHVNLAAWGGSALTDHQVHIPIDGIKDEGIPVTYVPGRNTVFIAIGLSLAEARAAHRLVLGVNAVDYSGYPDCRPDYLQAFQTLAGLASKAGREGHGTELWAPLVTWSKTRIVEEALRLGVPIADTWSCYSGGDRPCGVCDSCRIRDAALRDAGRPDLCS from the coding sequence ATGGAACCCAGAACCGCCATCGCCCTGTTATCCGGCGGCCTCGATTCCGCCACCGCAGCCGCGCTGGCGATCGAATCGGGCGATCGGGTGATCGGCCTGTCCTTCGACTACGGGCAGAGGCATCGCCGTGAACTGGAAGCAGCAGACCGACTCGCGCACAGCCTCGGATTCGCCGAGCACCATCGGATCCACGTGAACCTTGCCGCCTGGGGTGGATCTGCCTTGACCGATCACCAGGTCCACATCCCGATCGATGGCATCAAAGACGAGGGAATCCCTGTGACGTACGTCCCCGGCCGCAACACCGTCTTCATCGCCATCGGTCTAAGCCTGGCGGAGGCAAGAGCGGCTCACCGCCTTGTGCTGGGGGTGAATGCGGTGGACTACTCCGGGTACCCGGATTGTCGCCCTGACTATCTCCAGGCCTTTCAGACCCTGGCGGGTCTCGCCAGCAAAGCCGGCCGCGAGGGGCATGGAACCGAACTTTGGGCACCCCTGGTGACCTGGAGCAAAACCAGGATCGTTGAAGAAGCTCTGCGTCTGGGAGTCCCCATCGCAGACACCTGGAGCTGCTACAGCGGTGGAGACCGTCCCTGCGGAGTCTGCGACAGCTGTCGCATTCGCGATGCCGCCCTCCGCGACGCCGGTCGCCCGGATCTGTGCAGCTGA
- a CDS encoding anthranilate synthase component I family protein: protein MQLTEPIRRELAWRQPAAVARRLAEEWGEAGLIWLDGDGSERGRWVTLAVDPVEQRCSRGRPDQPDAQNPFALLRQLGHGHWCGWLSYEAAAWTEPANPWHGDAMASLWIARHDPVLRFDLRTQALWIEGMNPRRLERMSNWLAEFDAATEVQEDAIGIAPEQWQWHSDRANFTAGVQRIKDLIAAGDLFQANLTACCSTLWPPERSCLDVFLRLRQRCPAPFAGLLIGDGEAQGEAVLSTSPERFLQVDAGGSVETRPIKGTRPRAQDLQRDADLAADLICSDKDRAENVMIVDLLRNDLGRVCRPGSIHVPQLLGLETYSAVHHLTSVVQGELREGLSWVDLLQACWPGGSITGAPKLRACQRLAELEPVSRGPYCGSLIRVDWDGRFDSNILIRSLMRKGDRLRAHAGCGIVADSDPDNEADELNWKLRPLLDALR, encoded by the coding sequence GTGCAGCTGACCGAACCGATCCGACGCGAGCTGGCCTGGCGTCAACCAGCTGCCGTCGCCAGACGGCTGGCAGAGGAATGGGGGGAAGCCGGTCTGATTTGGCTGGATGGAGACGGCAGCGAAAGAGGTCGTTGGGTCACCCTCGCGGTCGACCCTGTCGAGCAACGATGCAGCCGCGGCAGACCCGACCAGCCAGACGCACAAAATCCGTTTGCACTGTTGCGGCAACTGGGGCACGGCCATTGGTGCGGCTGGCTCAGCTACGAAGCCGCGGCCTGGACGGAACCCGCCAACCCCTGGCATGGAGATGCCATGGCAAGCCTCTGGATCGCAAGGCACGACCCCGTTCTGCGCTTTGATCTGCGCACGCAAGCCCTCTGGATCGAGGGGATGAACCCCCGTCGTCTCGAGCGGATGTCGAACTGGCTTGCGGAGTTCGATGCAGCAACAGAGGTGCAGGAGGACGCGATCGGGATCGCTCCGGAGCAATGGCAGTGGCACAGCGATCGTGCCAACTTCACCGCTGGTGTGCAGCGGATCAAAGACCTGATCGCGGCGGGGGACTTATTCCAAGCAAACCTCACAGCGTGCTGCAGCACGCTGTGGCCGCCGGAACGATCCTGTCTCGATGTCTTCCTGAGGCTTCGGCAGCGTTGCCCTGCGCCCTTTGCAGGACTGCTGATCGGCGACGGTGAGGCGCAGGGGGAAGCCGTGCTCTCCACCTCACCGGAACGGTTTCTGCAGGTCGACGCCGGTGGCAGCGTCGAGACACGACCGATCAAAGGCACACGACCGCGCGCTCAGGATCTGCAGCGGGATGCCGACCTGGCCGCGGATCTGATCTGCAGTGACAAGGACCGGGCTGAAAACGTGATGATCGTCGATCTGTTGCGCAACGATCTGGGCCGGGTCTGCAGACCCGGTTCCATCCACGTCCCGCAGCTGCTGGGGCTGGAGACCTACTCAGCTGTGCATCACCTCACATCCGTGGTGCAGGGCGAACTGAGAGAGGGGCTGTCCTGGGTGGATCTGCTGCAGGCCTGCTGGCCCGGCGGCTCAATCACGGGTGCCCCGAAACTCCGGGCCTGCCAGCGACTCGCTGAACTGGAGCCGGTCAGCCGGGGACCCTATTGCGGGTCCTTGATCCGGGTCGACTGGGACGGACGATTCGACAGCAACATCCTGATCCGTTCCCTGATGCGCAAGGGCGATCGACTGAGGGCCCACGCCGGCTGCGGGATCGTCGCCGACTCCGACCCGGACAATGAAGCCGACGAGCTCAACTGGAAACTGCGACCTCTTCTCGACGCCCTGCGATGA
- a CDS encoding aminotransferase class IV, translated as MSQAVAWMDGRWSTPDELGIPVSDRGLRLADGLFETILVIGSRPQLFSLHLERWRTGAELLAMQPPPPRSDLDPLVVDAVTRANLGQSPAALRLNWSRGSTGGRGLTMPGCGSERFWLTLDPCETDFRPVTTMISRHERRNADSRMSRCKTFAYSQAVMARLEAGSAGKDDALLLNSTGELCCSTSANLLVRRDGAWLTPPLSSGCLPGVMRARALATGLCREAWIGANLKPTDQALLVNSLGCRAIQSVNGNTLDWDIQSQELWTNLLL; from the coding sequence ATGAGCCAAGCAGTCGCCTGGATGGATGGTCGGTGGAGCACCCCTGATGAACTCGGCATTCCGGTGAGTGATCGCGGCCTGCGACTGGCCGATGGACTGTTCGAAACCATCCTGGTGATCGGCAGCAGGCCACAGTTGTTTTCGCTGCACCTTGAGCGATGGCGAACGGGTGCCGAGCTCCTCGCCATGCAGCCACCCCCGCCACGAAGCGACCTCGACCCGCTGGTGGTCGACGCCGTCACGAGGGCGAACCTGGGCCAGAGTCCGGCTGCTTTGCGATTGAACTGGAGCCGTGGATCAACCGGCGGCCGCGGCCTGACGATGCCCGGATGCGGCTCCGAACGCTTCTGGCTCACCCTCGACCCCTGTGAAACAGACTTCAGGCCTGTCACGACAATGATCAGTCGCCATGAACGACGCAACGCCGACAGCCGCATGAGCCGTTGCAAGACCTTTGCCTACAGTCAGGCCGTGATGGCACGTCTCGAGGCGGGTTCCGCCGGAAAAGACGATGCTCTGCTGCTCAACAGCACCGGAGAACTCTGCTGCAGCACCAGTGCCAATCTGCTGGTCCGCCGAGATGGTGCCTGGTTGACGCCACCGCTCAGCAGCGGCTGCCTGCCAGGGGTGATGCGCGCCAGAGCGCTGGCAACAGGGTTGTGCCGGGAAGCCTGGATCGGGGCAAACCTGAAGCCGACGGATCAGGCCCTGTTGGTCAACAGTCTCGGTTGCCGAGCGATTCAATCCGTGAACGGCAACACCCTGGACTGGGACATCCAGAGCCAGGAGCTCTGGACCAATCTTCTCCTCTGA
- a CDS encoding HAD-IIB family hydrolase: MARQSVIQERSSWWVVTDLDGTLLDHRYDWTPAAEAIRWLQRQGIPVIPCTSKTAEEVRRFRQDADLSDPFIVENGAAIHGQHPDGEEWEISLGPGWQELRPKLKLMEAELGEPLLALDELSDAEGDRLLGLSGEALRMAQRRRCSVPFVAPPPSSRDRLIAMVQDYRLTIVEGNRMAHLLGEGISKGRALEALKQHQGCSDVQILGLGDSPNDLPLLEVADIAVVVPGVKGPHPTLIEGIDDGRFQLARAPHGSGWAESVQRLLSD; the protein is encoded by the coding sequence ATGGCTCGTCAGTCAGTGATCCAGGAACGCTCGTCCTGGTGGGTCGTGACCGATCTCGACGGCACGCTGCTGGATCACCGTTACGACTGGACCCCCGCCGCTGAGGCGATTCGCTGGCTCCAACGGCAGGGGATTCCGGTGATTCCCTGCACCAGCAAGACGGCTGAGGAGGTTCGCCGGTTCCGTCAGGATGCAGACCTGTCTGATCCGTTCATCGTTGAGAACGGTGCCGCCATCCATGGGCAGCATCCCGACGGCGAGGAATGGGAGATCAGTCTCGGCCCTGGTTGGCAGGAGCTCAGACCCAAGCTCAAGCTGATGGAAGCAGAGCTTGGCGAGCCATTGCTTGCTCTCGATGAACTCAGTGATGCAGAAGGAGATCGATTGCTCGGTCTCAGCGGTGAAGCGTTGCGCATGGCTCAACGTCGCCGATGCAGCGTTCCCTTTGTGGCCCCACCCCCTTCAAGCCGTGATCGGTTGATCGCGATGGTTCAGGACTACCGACTCACGATCGTCGAAGGGAACCGCATGGCCCATCTCCTGGGTGAGGGCATCAGCAAAGGTCGTGCTCTCGAGGCCCTGAAGCAGCATCAGGGATGCAGCGATGTGCAGATTCTGGGACTCGGGGATTCGCCCAACGATCTACCACTGCTTGAGGTGGCAGACATCGCCGTTGTTGTTCCGGGGGTGAAGGGACCGCACCCGACGTTGATCGAAGGGATTGACGATGGCCGATTTCAGTTGGCTCGAGCTCCTCACGGCAGCGGTTGGGCCGAGTCGGTTCAGAGATTGCTGAGCGACTGA
- a CDS encoding alpha-amylase family glycosyl hydrolase produces MHDPQAGTLRKLLGDVYPVDSSGDLEELSSQLLQSFYPSGNWDTPEARPSLWSGGDAVLITYADTVVDAGRSGLQSLRSLVNRHLTDFAAVIHVLPFLKSTSDGGFAVASYEQLEERHGDWSDLSALAEGRRLMADLVLNHVSASHPWVRQFLRHEDPGQSCVLEAGPDPCWNDVVRPRSTALFTQLGPPNGKRQVWTTFGPDQVDLNWRSPDVLIGFADLLRRMSSHGVRWIRLDAVGFIWKEPNTTCIHRPEAYRLVQILRLLLQSLCPDGVVVTETNVPEQENLSYLRNGQEAHLAYNFPLPPLLLEGAISGRADLLNAWLARWPTLPKQTGLLNFTACHDGVGLRPLEGLMPDKRLLQFLIACEQRGGLISHRRLSSGDDVPYEINISWWSAMADGGIDPSHFQLERFLLTQLLVMALPGVPAFYLPALLASPNDVSKFRKTGQRRDLNRPQFKTDSLERRLDDPESDPTLVLKVLRHAMRVRASIRALHPDTPMTLISGGRSDLVVLKRGNTQQPLYAVHNMTSARLNLPLSTLSEKAALSSWHDSLRERDLEIGQQQLQLDPYQVAWLVSQ; encoded by the coding sequence ATGCATGACCCGCAGGCGGGAACGTTGCGGAAGCTTCTCGGAGATGTATACCCGGTTGATTCTTCCGGTGATCTCGAGGAACTGTCGTCACAATTGCTGCAATCTTTTTACCCGTCAGGGAACTGGGACACCCCAGAGGCTCGTCCATCGCTTTGGAGCGGTGGAGATGCTGTGTTGATCACCTATGCCGACACCGTGGTGGATGCGGGCCGTTCCGGTCTGCAAAGTCTTCGCAGCCTCGTGAACCGCCATCTGACGGATTTCGCTGCAGTCATCCACGTGTTGCCGTTTCTCAAATCCACCAGTGATGGCGGTTTTGCAGTGGCCAGCTACGAACAGCTGGAAGAGCGCCATGGCGATTGGAGCGATCTCTCCGCTCTGGCGGAGGGACGTCGGTTGATGGCAGATCTTGTTCTGAACCATGTCTCCGCTTCCCATCCCTGGGTTCGGCAATTTCTTCGACATGAGGATCCCGGCCAATCCTGTGTTCTTGAGGCCGGTCCGGATCCCTGTTGGAACGACGTTGTCCGGCCCCGCAGCACGGCCCTGTTCACCCAGCTCGGTCCACCGAACGGCAAACGTCAGGTGTGGACCACATTCGGTCCGGATCAGGTGGATCTGAACTGGCGAAGTCCCGATGTGCTGATTGGATTCGCCGATCTGCTGCGTCGGATGTCAAGCCACGGTGTGCGTTGGATTCGTCTTGATGCGGTCGGCTTCATCTGGAAGGAACCCAACACCACCTGTATCCACAGGCCGGAGGCCTATCGCCTTGTTCAGATTCTGCGTCTGCTGCTCCAGTCGCTTTGTCCGGATGGCGTTGTCGTCACCGAAACCAATGTTCCTGAGCAGGAGAACCTGTCCTATCTCCGTAACGGTCAGGAAGCCCATCTCGCTTACAACTTCCCTCTTCCTCCTCTCCTTCTGGAGGGTGCGATCAGCGGCCGTGCCGATCTCCTCAACGCCTGGCTCGCCCGCTGGCCGACGTTGCCGAAACAAACGGGGTTGCTCAACTTCACCGCCTGTCATGACGGCGTCGGCCTGCGGCCGTTGGAGGGGTTGATGCCCGACAAACGTCTGCTGCAGTTTCTGATCGCATGCGAGCAGCGTGGGGGATTGATCAGCCATCGCCGTCTCAGCTCCGGAGACGATGTTCCCTATGAGATCAACATCAGCTGGTGGAGTGCCATGGCCGATGGGGGGATTGATCCCTCCCATTTCCAGCTGGAGAGATTCCTTCTGACGCAGTTGCTCGTGATGGCGTTGCCTGGCGTGCCGGCTTTCTACCTTCCAGCTCTGCTGGCCAGTCCCAATGACGTGTCGAAATTCCGAAAAACAGGCCAGCGTCGTGATCTCAACCGACCCCAGTTCAAAACCGACTCGCTTGAACGTCGACTGGATGATCCTGAGAGCGACCCCACCCTGGTTCTGAAGGTTCTGCGCCATGCCATGCGCGTGCGTGCGTCGATACGAGCTCTGCATCCGGACACTCCCATGACCTTGATCAGCGGCGGTCGCTCCGATCTGGTTGTTCTGAAACGCGGCAACACGCAACAACCCCTCTATGCCGTGCACAACATGACCAGTGCACGTCTCAACCTTCCCCTCAGCACCCTGAGCGAAAAAGCCGCCCTATCGTCGTGGCACGACTCTCTCCGGGAGCGTGATCTGGAGATCGGTCAGCAGCAGCTTCAACTCGATCCCTACCAAGTGGCATGGCTCGTCAGTCAGTGA
- a CDS encoding glycosyl transferase — MDFQQGLITTVHDYGLGNLDAVAFRKELAQKRTALLIPCLMDEFSRPALGLIRDALKELSGLSCLVIALSAETADDVAAAETFFEGMPFPVQVHWTNGPAVRDVLLSVQDLGLEVTGPPGKGWAVWQGLGVACSQAEVVGLFDADIRTFGSSYPERMLRPLLDPSHGVAYVKAFYSRLSLETQALQGRATRLFVGPLLASLEQIFGPLPYLRYLQSFRYPLAGEFAFTTDLAMNLRIPSDWGLEVGLLSEVYRHVASSRIAQVDLGLFDHKHKTLGNKPSEGLQRMAGEIFCTVLRSLMEHEGCVVSTDQLPTLEVLYRRVGEDRVRQFGLDSAINRLPYDRHREELAVQSFSSLLRPGLKRFQDTPIAHQLPSWSRLNSCNPMLQKDLAEAGQSDRKISSRATMMQRPQYPAFVSQTLTSETAA; from the coding sequence ATGGATTTTCAGCAAGGTCTGATCACCACGGTCCATGACTACGGCCTCGGAAATCTTGACGCCGTCGCTTTCAGGAAAGAACTCGCTCAAAAACGAACGGCACTGCTGATCCCATGCCTGATGGACGAGTTCAGTCGACCTGCTCTCGGACTGATCCGTGACGCTCTGAAGGAACTCAGTGGTCTCAGCTGCCTGGTGATCGCACTCTCCGCAGAGACGGCGGACGACGTTGCTGCAGCGGAGACGTTTTTCGAAGGAATGCCTTTTCCGGTCCAGGTTCACTGGACCAACGGTCCCGCCGTCCGGGACGTGCTCCTGTCTGTTCAGGACCTGGGACTGGAAGTGACAGGACCACCAGGGAAGGGCTGGGCCGTCTGGCAAGGTCTCGGTGTGGCCTGCAGTCAGGCCGAAGTGGTCGGACTATTCGACGCTGACATCCGCACGTTCGGATCGTCCTATCCCGAGCGAATGCTGCGTCCTCTGCTCGATCCATCCCATGGTGTGGCCTATGTGAAAGCGTTCTACAGCCGCCTCTCTCTCGAAACACAGGCATTGCAAGGACGAGCGACACGTCTCTTCGTCGGTCCATTGCTTGCCAGCTTGGAACAGATCTTCGGCCCCCTCCCCTACCTTCGCTACCTGCAGTCGTTTCGTTACCCGTTGGCCGGGGAATTCGCCTTCACAACCGACTTGGCGATGAACCTCCGCATCCCGTCGGATTGGGGGCTGGAAGTTGGTCTGTTATCCGAGGTCTATCGCCACGTCGCGTCCAGCCGGATCGCTCAGGTTGATCTTGGACTGTTCGATCACAAACACAAAACTCTTGGCAACAAACCCTCGGAAGGCCTGCAGAGAATGGCCGGTGAAATTTTCTGTACCGTTCTCCGCAGCTTGATGGAACACGAAGGTTGCGTGGTCTCAACCGATCAACTTCCCACTCTTGAAGTGCTGTATCGACGGGTTGGCGAAGATCGTGTGCGGCAGTTCGGCCTTGATTCGGCGATCAACCGTTTGCCTTACGACAGACATCGCGAAGAACTTGCCGTCCAGAGTTTTTCAAGTCTGCTGAGACCTGGACTGAAGCGGTTCCAGGACACCCCGATCGCCCATCAACTACCCAGCTGGTCACGATTGAACAGCTGTAATCCAATGCTTCAGAAAGATCTTGCTGAAGCGGGCCAGTCCGATCGAAAAATCTCTAGTCGAGCAACGATGATGCAGCGACCTCAATACCCTGCATTCGTCTCTCAAACTCTGACGAGTGAGACTGCAGCCTGA